The Wansuia hejianensis genomic interval TTCGGAATTATCTGAACCTGATCCTGGACAAGCAGGCCTTTGACCATGCCGGCCTGATCTATGGCATGGGCCACGCAGTCTATACAGAATCTGATCCCAGAGCGGTAATATTGAAGGAGTACGCTCAGAAACTGTCGGAAGAAAAAAATCTGGAAAAGGAGTATACCTTGTATACGACGGTAGAGAGAATCGCCGGAGAATGCATTGCCAGAAAACGCCGGCTTCTGAAACCGGTATGTGCAAACGTAGACTTCTTCAGTGGATTCGTCTATACCATGCTGGGCCTGCCAAAGGAACTGTATACGCCGCTGTTCGCCATCGCGCGTATATCCGGCTGGTCAGCCCATCGGATAGAAGAACTGGTAAATTCCAGCAAAATCATACGTCCGGCTTATAAATACGTGGGACATCACAAAAAATATGCCGAGCTGGAAGAGAGATAAATTTTGGGTTTGTGGTGAGCGGTGTGTGGGTACCCGGACGAAAAGCAGTGGGAGACCTCCAGGGGCTGCGGCCTGCCGGTCTCCCGCTGCTTTTCTGGCTGTTCCAGACGTTACAGTGGCTCTCGCCAGAGGGGGAACCCCGAGGGTCTCAGGCGGTAGAATTTGAAATTCGGCAAAAAAATACTGGCGCCGTCCCTTTTCCGCCCCGCCTCCCCCCACCCTTTCGTCCGGGGATCCAAAACACTTCCCCTCACCGACCTATTTGTAAGCAAACCCGAAATTTGACTGGGTATGGTTTGTGAGGTGTATATATGTCAAGAATTTTTACTTGACAAGTTGAATGCGCTATAGTATGATGACAAAGGTGATGCAGATGGAAAGGTTTGTAGTGCAGTCTCTTCTGTATGATTTTTACGGAGAGCTGCTGACGGAGCACCAGCGGCGTGTTTATGAGGAAGTGGTATTCAATGATTTTTCCGCCAGTGAAGTCGCGAAGGATGCCGGTATCAGCCGGCAGGGTGTTCATGACATGATCAAGCGGTGCGGCAGGATACTGGAGGACTATGAATCCAAACTGCATCTGGTGGAGAAATTTCTGCATATCAGAGAGAATGTGAGACAGATCCAGGCGCTGACTTCTGAGAAGGATGAGGGCAGCCTGGGACAGCGCATGAAGCAGATTCAAGAAATCTCTTCGGATATTCTGGAGGAATTATAATTCATGGCATTTGAAAGCTTAACAGAGAAACTGCAGAATGTATTTAAGAAGCTCAGGAGCAAGGGGCGGCTGACGGAGTCCGACGTGAAGAGCGCGCTGAAGGAAGTCAAGATGGCGCTGCTGGAAGCGGACGTGAGTTTTAAGGTTGTAAAGCAGTTTATTAACTCTGTGCAGGAACAGGCAGTTGGACAGGATGTCATGAAT includes:
- the ylxM gene encoding YlxM family DNA-binding protein — encoded protein: MERFVVQSLLYDFYGELLTEHQRRVYEEVVFNDFSASEVAKDAGISRQGVHDMIKRCGRILEDYESKLHLVEKFLHIRENVRQIQALTSEKDEGSLGQRMKQIQEISSDILEEL